CTTAACGCGGTCGAAATGGCAGCAACCGCTCAAAACATGAAAAAGCTGCAGGTTGACGCTTCCATCACATCTGTACCCTTTTATCAGGCATGCGGCTACCAAGTTATTAAGCACTCGTTTCATACCTTACGCTCTGATGTCAAGATTCCATGTGTCTTTATGGAGAAGTCTCTCGAATCAGAGGTGAAGTCATGTTAGTCAAGACAGACTCACTGTTGTTTGAGGCACACTTCGAATAGCAGCTTTGTTTATGAACCCAAATTGTTGCTGCTTTTACGTGTTTGAGTTAGAAGGGCTTTGAACAACTCTTTTGACGTTAGTTCTCATTATTAAAAAATGGCAGGAAAAGTCAGGCACGGACATGCCCTGGGAGCATCCCACTTTTGCCAAAATACTGACGAATAAAATTCGCGGCTACGTTTGTGTAGCCGCGTAGCGGCTTGCCGCAGGCTAGTCCGCGCAACGCGAGACTAGGCAAAGCAAAGGTTTTTGAGCCTGCGGAGGCAGGCTTTGTTTGTATAGCCCTAGACTTCAGTCTGAGGGTTATTTGCTTCCATTCGCTTTCAAACCAGCCGCTTCCTGTTGATACGCTTCCAGTTCAATTTTGACTGGCTCAACTTTCCAAATCTCCTGGCAATACTCCTCAATTGTGCGATCGGAAGAGAATTTACCCGTGCGAGCCGAGTTAATAATTGACATACGGGTCCAGTTCTCTTGGTCGCGGTAGGCGGCGACAACTTGCTCCTGGCAGTCAACGTAAGACTGGTAATCTGCGAGGTGCAGGTACTGATCTTTAATCAGCAGCGATTCTACAATCGGACTGAACACGTTGCGATCGCCAGACGAGAAATAGCCTGATGCAATGGAGTCAATCACCTGTCGCAGTTCCGCATTGGTGTTGTAGTAGTCCCACGGGTTGTATCCCCTCGCCTTCAAAGCGCACACTTCCTCAGCAGTCAAACCGAAGAGGAAAAAGTTCTCCGCTTCTACTTCTTGGCGAATCTCAATATTGGCACCGTCAAGCGTACCAATAGTCAAAGCTCCATTCATCGCAAACTTCATATTGCCTGTTCCAGAAGCTTCCTTGCCTGCCATAGAAACTTGCTCTGAAAGATCGGCTGCTGGGTAGGTGAGCTGACCGAGCGACACGGAGTAGTTTTTCAGGAACACAAACTTTAAACGGTCTCCCACATCCGGGTCGTTGTTGACTACATCTGCTACCGAATTGATCAACTTGACGATCAGCTTTGCCATGAAATAGCCAGGTGCCGCCTTGCCTCCAATAATGCAGGTTCGAGGTAGGATGTCAACCTTCGGATTCCTTTTGATGCGGTTATATAGTGTAATGACATACAGTACATTCAACAGCTGCCGTTTGTACTCATGAATTCGCTTGACCTGGATGTCAAATAGCGAATCCGGGTTGACTTTAATGCCGTTGTTTTGCCAGATGTAATCGGCTAATTTCTGCTTATTATCCTGCTTAATCTGTCGCCATGCTTGACGAAATTCAGCATCATCAACGAATGCTTCCAGTTGCTTAAGGTCTTCTAGGTGCTTAATCCAGTTGTTGCCAATCTTTTGGGTAATCAGTTGGGCGAGCTTGGGATTGCTCAGCAATAGCCAGCGGCGGGGAGTCACGCCATTGGTCTTGTTATTGAATTTTTCCGGCCACAATTCGTAAAAATCCCGCAGGACATCCTGTTTGAGCAACTGTGTGTGCAGTGCTGCCACACCATTGATAGAATGGCTACCCACACATGCCAGGTGTGCCATCCGCACCGACTTTTCGGCACCTTCCTCGATCAGCGATATCCGTGCCAGCCGAGCTTCGTCACCGGGATACTTGGCACGAACCCGATCGAGTAAGCGGTGGTTGATTTCATAAATAATCTCTAGATGTCTGGGCAAGAGGTAAGCAAACAGACTCACGGGCCACCGTTCTAGGGCTTCTGACAGCAGTGTATGGTTGGTATACGCAAAAGTCTTCTCAGCGATCTGCCAAGCATCATCCCAATCTAGTTGGAAGCAATCCAACAGCAGCCGCATGAGTTCGGCAACGGCGATCGCTGGGTGGGTGTCATTCAGTTGAATGGCAACCTTTTCCGGAAAGCGATCA
This window of the Chroococcidiopsis sp. CCMEE 29 genome carries:
- a CDS encoding glycogen/starch/alpha-glucan phosphorylase gives rise to the protein MYGKSFEQHNGNEPAQLKQSIDFRGQTQILVEDDRTGTTVETLKRALADNLYYVQGKAEHFATPHDYYMALAHTVRDRMLHRRIKTAVTYHKEDPKTVYYLSAEFLIGRLLTNNLINIGLYEQIQQTLKEVGLDLDELMEREDDPGLGNGGLGRLAACFLDSLATLEIPALGYGIRYEYGIFKQLIQDGWQVEHCDEWLRFGNPWEVPRPEYMVEVKLGGHTKAYVNEQGRYQVRWIPERTVVGTPYDTLVAGYNNNTVNKLRLWSAQASEEFNFQVFNTGDYTRAVVEKNFSETISKVLYPNDNTPQGKALRLRQEYFFVACSLHDIIRLYLRNHDNFDRFPEKVAIQLNDTHPAIAVAELMRLLLDCFQLDWDDAWQIAEKTFAYTNHTLLSEALERWPVSLFAYLLPRHLEIIYEINHRLLDRVRAKYPGDEARLARISLIEEGAEKSVRMAHLACVGSHSINGVAALHTQLLKQDVLRDFYELWPEKFNNKTNGVTPRRWLLLSNPKLAQLITQKIGNNWIKHLEDLKQLEAFVDDAEFRQAWRQIKQDNKQKLADYIWQNNGIKVNPDSLFDIQVKRIHEYKRQLLNVLYVITLYNRIKRNPKVDILPRTCIIGGKAAPGYFMAKLIVKLINSVADVVNNDPDVGDRLKFVFLKNYSVSLGQLTYPAADLSEQVSMAGKEASGTGNMKFAMNGALTIGTLDGANIEIRQEVEAENFFLFGLTAEEVCALKARGYNPWDYYNTNAELRQVIDSIASGYFSSGDRNVFSPIVESLLIKDQYLHLADYQSYVDCQEQVVAAYRDQENWTRMSIINSARTGKFSSDRTIEEYCQEIWKVEPVKIELEAYQQEAAGLKANGSK